The proteins below come from a single Sorghum bicolor cultivar BTx623 chromosome 4, Sorghum_bicolor_NCBIv3, whole genome shotgun sequence genomic window:
- the LOC110435032 gene encoding uncharacterized protein LOC110435032 yields the protein MGSCFSSSSSGSAGDDAAGGYGDERRVRRVWPSDDDGGEWDVDNRAAIYIAKFHRHQSGVVCSDCAADQQQQTPAAATAAQ from the coding sequence ATGGGCAGCTGCTTCTCTTCTTCGTCTTCGGGGTCGGCGGGCGACGACGCTGCCGGAGGCTACGGCGACGAGAGGAGGGTGAGGAGGGTGTGGCccagcgacgacgacggcggcgagtGGGACGTCGACAACAGGGCCGCCATCTAcatcgccaagttccaccgccaccagTCCGGCGTCGTCTGCTCCGACTGCGCCGCcgaccagcagcagcagacgCCGGCGGCCGCCACTGCCGCTCAGTGA